The following proteins come from a genomic window of Triticum aestivum cultivar Chinese Spring chromosome 6A, IWGSC CS RefSeq v2.1, whole genome shotgun sequence:
- the LOC123131473 gene encoding uncharacterized protein: MLGLTRVYHRSLLLFSVYFTWSAKQPAQILIAVQCSVFSFFCPSQSKIQQAVYHFKCVSKPWRYLISDRNHRKRLPQTLAGFFYVSESWDNNRLCPIFEQHFSNLSGCQPPLVNPMLPFLPNHADMSVLDCCKGLLLLCHHKSTSSLRHYDYFVCNPATEKWVALPDLGVGDDDEFFPYPSCLVFDPAVSSHFHVFLYQEGIGSTGQVRIYSSRTGRWIIRDMSLNRWICLRSTVYFNGLLYFLTYEYVLVTMDLEAKELKEIKLPDAGGSTFFLLGQSQGCLWYVAKDEDENKISFWTLEDGAWSFNHSFPGSDCQHPVAFHPDCNTFFFTMGLENRLMSYNIDRGKARCLFVLGSGHFDWFRPYVPCFSDMLADED, translated from the coding sequence ATGTTGGGTTTAACTAGGGTTTATCATCGCAGTTTGCTTCTCTTTTCAGTGTACTTTACATGGTCAGCCAAGCAGCCAGCCCAAATCTTGATTGCAGTTCAGTGTTCAGTGTTTAGCTTCTTTTGCCCCTCACAGAGCAAAATACAACAAGCCGTGTACCACTTCAAGTGTGTCTCCAAGCCGTGGCGCTACCTAATCTCCGACCGCAACCACCGCAAGAGGCTGCCGCAGACCCTCGCCGGCTTCTTCTACGTTAGCGAGAGCTGGGACAACAACCGCCTCTGCCCAATCTTCGAGCAACACTTCAGTAATCTATCGGGTTGCCAACCGCCGTTGGTCAATCCCATGCTCCCGTTCCTGCCCAACCATGCTGACATGAGCGTCTTGGACTGCTGCaaaggcctcctcctcctctgccaccacaagAGTACCTCTTCCCTGCGGCACTATGATTACTTCGTCTGCAATCCCGCTACTGAGAAATGGGTAGCCTTGCCGGACCTTGGGGTTGGGGACGATGATGAATTCTTTCCCTACCCCTCCTGTCTGGTGTTTGACCCGGCCGTCTCCTCTCATTTCCACGTCTTCTTGTATCAGGAGGGGATCGGCTCAACTGGCCAAGTGAGGATCTACTCGTCCCGCACTGGTCGATGGATTATCCGGGACATGAGCTTGAATCGCTGGATTTGTCTACGTAGCACCGTCTACTTCAATGGCCTGCTGTATTTCCTTACCTATGAGTATGTGCTCGTGACCATGGATTTGGAGGCAAAGGAGTTGAAGGAGATTAAGTTGCCCGATGCTGGGGGATCTACTTTTTTCCTGCTTGGACAGTCTCAGGGCTGCTTGTGGtatgtcgccaaagatgaagatgaGAATAAAATATCATTCTGGACTCTGGAAGATGGTGCATGGAGCTTCAACCATAGTTTCCCCGGTTCAGACTGTCAACATCCTGTTGCATTtcacccagattgcaataccttcttCTTTACTATGGGTTTGGAGAACAGGCTGATGTCATATAATATTGATCGTGGCAAAGCACGCTGTCTTTTCGTTCTCGGATCAGGCCATTTTGACTGGTTTCGTCCGTACGTGCCTTGCTTTTCAGACATGTTAGCAGATGAGGACTGA